In a single window of the Microcoleus sp. FACHB-831 genome:
- a CDS encoding endo-1,4-beta-xylanase, producing MKRFFVALILAMLVSACGISEATTRQMTPTELGLSSLRTLAQNRGISIGTAVDVKPFRKEPLYNSVLAHEFNLLVPENQMKFALLHPERDTYDFKDADAMVAFAKANDMQVRGHTLLWHLSVPRWLSEGNFTRDELMDILRDHIYTVVGHYRGSIIAWDVLNEAIDANGYIKDSIWQRVIGPEYIDLAFRWAHEADPQARLFYNDYGAERRGQKADALYNFVKGMLERGVPINGVGLQMHVGLTASPDPQEFADNLKRLAALGLDVDITEMDVLIQNSKVKGSLEKKFAEQGRLYGENFQVCVSAPNCKAFVIWGFTDKYNWAVSFTGRPDKPLILDESYRPKPAYNALLKVLSEK from the coding sequence ATGAAACGCTTTTTCGTAGCTTTAATTCTTGCGATGTTGGTGTCAGCTTGTGGTATTTCTGAGGCAACCACTAGACAGATGACACCAACAGAATTAGGTTTATCATCTCTGCGGACTCTCGCCCAAAACCGGGGAATATCTATCGGTACGGCAGTAGATGTCAAGCCATTCAGAAAAGAGCCTCTTTATAACTCGGTACTGGCACATGAATTTAACCTGCTAGTACCAGAGAATCAAATGAAATTTGCATTGCTGCATCCAGAACGCGACACTTATGATTTTAAGGATGCAGATGCTATGGTCGCTTTTGCCAAAGCGAATGATATGCAGGTGCGCGGTCACACGCTTTTGTGGCATTTATCAGTACCCCGTTGGCTGAGTGAAGGCAATTTTACACGGGATGAACTGATGGACATCCTGCGCGATCACATTTATACAGTAGTAGGCCATTATCGCGGTTCAATAATAGCCTGGGACGTTCTTAATGAGGCGATTGATGCTAATGGCTATATTAAGGATTCCATTTGGCAACGAGTTATTGGGCCTGAATACATCGATTTGGCTTTCCGGTGGGCGCACGAAGCAGACCCGCAAGCACGTCTATTTTATAACGACTACGGTGCTGAAAGGCGCGGGCAAAAAGCAGACGCCCTCTATAATTTTGTAAAAGGTATGCTGGAACGTGGCGTACCTATAAATGGTGTGGGTTTACAAATGCACGTTGGTTTAACTGCATCCCCAGATCCGCAAGAATTTGCCGATAATTTAAAGCGTCTTGCAGCACTAGGGTTAGATGTAGATATTACAGAAATGGACGTGTTAATCCAAAACTCAAAAGTCAAAGGAAGCCTAGAAAAAAAATTTGCCGAACAGGGGCGACTTTACGGCGAAAATTTCCAAGTATGCGTATCAGCTCCAAACTGTAAGGCTTTTGTGATTTGGGGCTTTACTGATAAATATAATTGGGCTGTTAGTTTTACTGGCCGTCCCGACAAGCCGCTAATTTTGGATGAGTCTTATCGCCCTAAACCTGCTTACAATGCACTTTTAAAAGTGCTGAGTGAGAAATGA